In Tsukamurella tyrosinosolvens, the genomic window ATCCCCGCGATCATGCCCGACGGCCGCGTCGGGTGGCAGGGGATCGTGCCCTCCCGCGCGGAGAAGATGGCGAGCATCGCCGTCGACAAGTCGTTGAACAAGGTCGGTAGCATCGCCGAGTTCTACGAGGTGATGGATCCGGAGCACGTCTCCGAGGTGCTCACCCGCGCGTCGCTGCCGATGATCCCGTCGATCGTGGAATCCGTGATGCAGCGGGAGAACCCGCGCCTGTGGTACTCGCTGCCCGAGGACGTCAAGCTCCTGGTCTTTCGCCGCGTCTCCGCGTCGCTGCCCAAGGACGTCCGGAAGATCACGTCGACCATCGGCGAGAACATCGATGACTACATCGACGCCAAGCTGCTGGTGATCCGGTACCTGACGAACAACCCGTCGGTGCTCAAGGACATCTTCTACAACATGGGTCGCAAGGAGCTGAAGTTCATGCAGAACTTCGGTTTCTACTTCGGCTTCCCCATGGGTTTCCTCCTCGTGGCGCTGCTTCACTTCTTCCCGTACTGGTGGCTGCTGCCGCTCGGCGGGATCGTCATCGGCTACGTGGTGAACTACATCGGCATCCTCATGATCTTCGAGCCGATCCATCCCACCTGGTGGGTGCCGTGGAAGCAGGGCCTCTTCCTCAAGCGGAAGAAGGAGATCGGCGAGCAGTACGCGATCGTCATGGCCGACAAGGTCATCACCATCGAGAACATCTGCGACGAATTGCTGCACGGCCCGCGGTCCGACCGCACGCGCGCCACCGTCGAGTCGGTGCTGCGGGACTCGATCGACAACGCCGCCGGCTGGGCCCGCGGCTTCGTCAAGCTGTCCGTGGGGTCCGAGGCCTACGACCGGGTGCCGCAGTTGGTGGGCGCCGAGGCGCTCAAGGTCGCGCAGGCGACGGTCAGCGAGCCGAAGTTCGTCGCCGAGCAGCAGTCCAAGGTCCGCGAGTTCGTCATCGAGCGGATGAGCAAGCTCAGCCCGGAGGATCTCAGCGAGCTGCTCCGGTCGGCCATCAAGCAGGACGAGTGGTTGCTGTTCCTGCACGGCGCGGTGCTCGGTTCCTTCGCCGGGTTCCTCCATCTAGCGATATTCGGGGTGTGACAGACGTGAGTGAGAAGTCCCGTTCCTCTGCGGCGTCCGGCGACGCGGACGCCGACGAGAACCGCGAGGTCGCGGTCCGCGACGGGGGCGAGGTCGCGGCGGCGGACAAGGACAAGCAGGAGTCCGGCGGGCTCCTCGGCCGGCTGGGGCGCGTCTCCAACTCGGCGTTCAGCGTGACCCGTGAGCTCGGCGGCTCGGCGCAGCGTCTCACCCAGCAGTTCGTCAGCGAGGCCGGGCACCTCGTGGACGTCGCGCTGACCACGGAGGTCGCGCCGCGCATCGTCGTGCACGGCGAGGTCGTCGACGAGTTGCTCGAGCAGGCGCCCGAGCCCGTCGCCACCACGGAGGAGCTGCGCCGCATGGGCGATCGCCTCCTCGCCCAATCCGCCGAGCCGGCCGGCGCGCAGGCGCCGCACCCGGCCTACGAGCACCTCCTGCAGGAGCTGTGCCCCGACGAGGCCCGGATCCTGCGGCTCCTTGCCAACGACGGTGCCCAGCCCGCCATCGACGTGCGCACGAACCGCCCGTTCGGCGTCGGCGCGGAGACCGTGGCCGCGGGCGTGTCGATGATCCCCGAGGTCGCCGGTTGCCGGAACCCGGACCGGATCGCCGAGTACCTCGGCAACCTGCACCGCCTCGGGCTCATCTGGTTCTCCAAGGAGCAGGTGGACGTGCGGCGATACGAGCTGCTGCAGGTGCAGCCGCAGGTGATCGACGCGATGAGCAGCGCGGGCCGGTACGCGAAGACGGTCCGTCGCCGGATCGAGATCACCCCGTTCGGCCGCGCCTTCTACGGCACCTGCTTCTCGCCCTCGTCCGGCTTCTCCGACTAGGGGCCGCGCTCAGCTCGTCGGCGGAAGGTGCTGGGGGAGAACCGCCTCGCGGGTGATCGCGAGCGCCGATTCCAGGTCGCCGTAGCGGAGCTGGGCGATGCGGATGAACAGGAAGTCGACGACGGCGAGCTGCGTCAGGCGGCTGGCCAGCGCCGCCGCCCGCAGCGGTGACTCCTGCGCGACGGTGAGCAGGATGCGGTCGGCCGCCCGCCCGAGAGGGGACTCGGGCGCGTTGGTCACGGCCACGCCGAGGGCGCCGCGCTGCCTGGCGAGCGTCAGGGCGCGGTGCACCTCCACGGTGGTCCCGCTGAACGACACGGCGACGGCGACGGAGTCGGGCGTCGCCAGCGCGGCGTGGACGAGCTGCATGTGCGTGTCCGGGGAGTACTGGCAGGACAGTCCGATCCGCTGGAGCTTCTGCGACAGGTCGAGCGCAGCGAGGCCACTGGCACCGACGCCGAAGGCGTGGCAGCGCCCGTGCTCGGCGATCGCCTGCGCGACGGTTTCGAGGGCGTCGTGGTCGATCAGTCGTGCGGTCTGTTCGAGGGAGCGGGCCTCGTGGAAGGCGATCTTGGCGACCACGCCGGCGAGGTCGTCCTCGTCGTTGATCGCGCCCTCGGCGATGTCGGACCGCTCGAGTTCGACCTGTCGCCGGGAGAGCTCCTGCGCCAGGGCGATCCGGAGGTCGGGGTAGCCGCCGAAGCCGAGCGCGCGGGCGAACCGGACGACGCTGGCCTGGGATGCGCCCGCGGCTTCCGCCAGCTCGGTGATCGTCGCGGCGACCGCGCGCGCGGGATCGGCGATCACGGTCGCGGCGATCTTGGCCTCCGCCGGGCGCAGGGTCGGAACCACGGAACGTATGCGGTCGATCGTGCCGTCCACAGCTCCCCTTCCGGCGTCTGGGCGAGTATCGCACAGCGAGTTCTGAAAATATTCTTCCAAAAATATCGATCGCGCGTAATCTTTCGTCACATCGCTCGGTGTGGAAGGAACGACATGCACGAGATGGCCACCACGGAGGGCCGGAACAGCCGGACCATGGACCTCGACGAGTTCACGGTCCACGAGCTGCTCACGGCCATGAACGACGAGGACCGCCTGGTCCCGGACGCGGTCCGTCGCGTGCTTCCCGCCGTCGAGCGCACCGTCGACCTCGCGGTGTCGGCCCTGCGCTCGGGTGGTCGGTTGATCTACCAGGGCGCCGGCACGAGTGGGCGGCTCGGCGTGCTCGACGCGGCCGAGTGTCCTCCGACGTTCGGCGTCTCGCCGGGCCTCGTCCTCGGGGTCCTCGCGGGCGGCGATGCCGCGATGTTCCGGTCGGAGGAGGGTGCGGAGGACTCCGCCGAGCGCGGGCGAGACGATCTTGCGGCCCTCGGCCTCACCGCCGCCGACGTCGTGATCGGGATCGCGGCCTCCGGCCGCACCCCGTACGTCCTGGGCGGCCTGGATTACGCGCGCTCGGTCGGAGCGTCGACGGTGGCCCTCTCGTGCAACCCGGGGGCGGCGATCTCCGCGCACGCGGAGGTCGCGATCGAGATCGACAACGGCCCCGAAGTCCTCACCGGTTCCACCCGGCTCAAGGCGGGCACCAGCCAGAAGCTGGTCCTCAACATGATCTCGACGGCCGCGATGGTGCGGATGGGTAAGGCCTTCTCGAATCTGATGGTCGACGTGGCGCCGAGCAACGTCAAACTCGCGGACCGCGTGGTCCGCATCATCGGCGAGGCCACGGGCTGCGACGAGGCCGCGGCCCGCGCGGCCGCCGACGCGGCGGACGGCCACGCCAAGACCGCGATCGTCATGATCCTCGCCGACGTGGACGCGCCGACCGCCCGCGCGCGGCTCGCCGCGGCCGACGGCTTCGTCCGCGCCGCCATCCGCTCCACCGAATCCTGATCCGCAGGGAGGACCGCTCCGATGAACTACACCGAGCTCGGCGAGACGATTCTGGGACTCGTCGGTGGACCTGGCAACGTCGCCTCGCACACCAATTGCATGACGCGCCTGCGGATCAACGTCGAGGATCAGGCGGCCGTCGACGTCGCCGGCATCCGCGGACTCGACGGTGTGCAGGGCGTCGTCGACGGTCCCCAGCTGCAGATCGTCGTGGGGCCCGGCCACGCCGAACGGTTGCGGGAGGGTTTCGGTGACGTGCTCGCCGCGGCCCGGGCCGCGGAGTCCGGATCGGAGGCCGACGCCGTCGTGGCGGCCGCGACCGTGGCCGACGACGTGCGCGAGGCCGAGCTGGACTCCCTCGCCACGCGCACGCAGGCGAAGGTGAAGGCGCGCCAGACGAGCCGCCTGCAGGTCGCGCTCAAGCACGTCGGCAACATCTTCATCCCGCTCTTCCCGGGCTTCATCGCCTGCGGCATCATCGCGGCGATCGCCAACATCTGGAAGCTGATCGACCCGTCGGTCACCGGCAATCCGTGGTTCCTGGTGTTCGCGGCGATGGGCACGCTGCTCATCGGCAGCCTGAACCTGATCGTCGGCCTGAACACCGCCAAGGAGTTCGGCGGCTCGCCTGTGCTCGGTTTCGTCGCCGGCGGCCTGCCCTACCTGCCCGCACTCGCCGGCATCGCGGCGAACCCCAAGACCGGCGCCGAGGCGATCCCGCTGACGATCCCCGTGGTCGGCCAGCTGAGCCCGGGCCTCGGCGGCGTGATCGGCGTGATGGCCACGGCGTGGCTGTTCGCGGCGATCGAGAAGCGGCTGCGCGCAAGGGTACCCGCGAGCCTGGACCTGTTCGTGGTGCCCGTGCTCACCGTCCTGGTGGGCGCGGCGGTGAGCCTGTTCGTGATCATGCCGATCGCGGCGCTGGTGATGCGCGGGGTCACGTGGTTCCTCGTCGACTTCGCCCTCGAACAGGGCGGCGTCTTCGGCGGCTTCCTGATGTCGGCGCTGTTCCTGCCGCTGGTGATGCTCGGCCTGCACCACGGGCTGACGCCGGTGCACGTCCAATTGATCGCGGATCTCGGCTACACGCCGCTGCTGCCCATTCTCGCCATGGCGGGTGCGGGGCAGGACGGCGCGGCCATCGCGATCTGGCTCAAGACCCGCAATCCCAAGCTCAAGCGGATCATCAAGGGCGCCTTGCCTCTCGGCCTGGTGGGCATCGGCGAGCCCCTCATCTACGGCGTCTCGCTCCCGCTGTTCTACCCGTTCATCACGGCCTGCCTCGGAGCCGGTTTCGGCGGCGCCTTCGTGGCCTGGGGGATGGAGGTCAGCGGCGGGTTCGGCGCGCAGACCATCGGGCTGTCGGGCGTCCTGATGACCGGCGTCATCTCGGCCGGCGGGTGGCTCTGGTACCTCGGGGGTATCGCGATCGGTGCCCTTGCCGGGTTCGTGCTCACGTACCTGTTCGGATTCAAGGAATCGATGGAAGCCCGCCTGGCCTGAGCGGCGCACCGGAGGAGGATCATGCTCCACTCGCTCTATCCCACGGACGATCCCGCTCTGCGCCGGAGCGTGGCGCGGGCCGCCGCCCGTGCCGGACGGCCGCTCGTCTTCACCTCCCTCCACATCCCCGAGAGTTCGGGACTGCGGGCCTTCGGCGCGGAGCTCGCGGGCCTGCACCGCGAGCTCGGCATCGAGTTCTGCGCCGACGTCTCACCGAAGGCCCTCGCGCTGCTCGGGGTGGACCTCGCGGGGCTGGGGATGCTCCGGGACTGGGGCGTCACGACGGTCCGCATCGACTTCGGCTTCGCACCGGAGGAGGTGCGCGCCATCGCGGCCGCGGGCCCCTTCCGGATCGCGGTCAACGCCAGCACGGTGACGCCGGACGACCTGGACGGGCTCGCCGGGCTCGACCTGATCGGCTGGCACAACTACTACCCGCGACCGGAGACCGGCCTCACCGAGGAGTTCTACACCGGCCAGAATGCTCTTCTGCGCGGGCGGGGGCACGACGTGGTGACGTTCATCCCGGGGGAGCGCGACTTCCGCGCGCCGCTGCACCTCGGGCTGCCGACGCTCGAATCGCACCGGCACGCCAACGCCTACGTCAATCACGCGCGGGCGCTGGCCGCCTGCCCGGACACCGCAGTGGCCTGCGCGGAGGGGACGGTGCTGCCGCAGCACGAGGAGTGGATCGAACGACGCGAGCGGCACGGCGAGATCGTGGTGCCGCTCGCCTCGGTCCCCGGGGCGATGCGGCACCTGCTCGACGCGCCGCTGCGCCTCCGGCCGGAAGGCGCCGCGGCCTCGCACCGCATCGAGGGCACGCGCGGCGGGGCGATCCCGCCGGACGCGGTCAACGGGACGCGGCGCGCACGGGGCAGCCTGCAGGTGGACGTCGCGTCCATGGGGCGATACGGCGGCGAGGTCCACCTGATGCGCGCCGACCTCCCGCTGACCGCCGCGCAGGTCCGGGTCGGCGAGATCGCCGGACCCTACGTCGATCTCGTCGACCTGCTGCGGCCCGGACAGGCGGTCCGCTTCGTCATCGATCCCGCGGCGGGGTGACCGCGGCGGCCCGTGGATAGGCGAGGCGGCGCAGCAGCCGCTCCGCCGGCCCGCGTCGGCCTGCGCGCTCCAGCCGCACCGCGATCGCGACGGTGGCCGCCCAGACGGCGATCGCCAGCAGCGTCGCAGACCAGCTTGAGAGGTGCCGGCCGACACCCAGTCCCCACGCCGCGAGGAGCGGCGAGAAGACGACCGACTGCGCGAGGTACCCGCTCATCGACCGCTTGCCCAGCGCCTGCACCGCGGTGGCGAACGTCCCGGCACCGGTGCGTTCCAGGCGCACCGCGAGCAGCCCGAAGACCGCCACGTACCCGACGCCGCCGAACAGTCCACCCAGCGTGTGCAGCGGCAGCAGCCCCCAGTCCGCGTCGCGCCCGATCGCGAGGACGCCCAGGTTCTGCAGCGCGAGCAGCACTCCCGTGCCCCAGCCGATCGCGATCCCGACCACGGCGCACCGTCGGAGCAGCGCGACGTGCGCCGACGGCGCGTCCAGGACCCGGTGCCGGGCGGCGAGCATGCCGAGCAGGACCGCGGCGGGGACGATCAGCCCGAGAACCACCGTCGGCAGCATCGTCCCGGCCCACGTCGTGATGCGCTCGGCCATCGCGTCCCAGTACCCGGGGATCGCGTTGGCATCCGTGAGGTGCGGGGTCGGGGTCCCGGTGTCGGCGTCGGCGAGGGCCCGCGCGCCCAGGAGGGTGAGCGCCGAGAACGCGGCGGACACCAGGACCAGGATCCCGGCCCAGATCGCGAGGGTCCGGTCCGATCGCCGGAGGAACAGCCACACCAGGACGAGCCCCGTGATCGCGTAGGCGCCGAGGATGTCGCCGTACCAGAGCAGCGCGGCGTGGACGAAGCCGAACGCCAGCATCCACCAGTGCCGGCGCCGCAGGATCCGGCGCGCGACGCCGGGCTCGGTGCCCGCTGCGATCTGGCGCGTGTACAGCTGGACGATGCCGTAGCCGAAGAGGAAGGCGAACATCGGGTACACGCGGCTGTCGATGCCGGTGATCGCAACGGTCTGCACGATGCGGTCGGCGACGGAACCGTCGGCGCTGTGCGCACCGGTACCCGTCGCCCGGCCCCAGAGGAAGAACGGCGCGTTCGCGACGGCGATCAGCACGAGCATGATGCCGCGGGCCAGGTCGGGCGCGATGCTGCGGCGGCCGTGGATCGGCGTCGGCGCCGCGACGGAGGAAGGCGTTTCGGCGCCCGGCGTGGAGGTCATGCGCAGAACCTAAGGTGTGCCCCAAGGGCAGGGTCAAGACGTAGGCTCGGCGCATGCCCTGGAGCACGCGAGAGCTGGCCGAGCTGGCCGGAACGACGGTCAAGGCCGTCCGGCACTATCACGAGATCGGCCTGCTCGACGAGCCCGAACGCCTGTCCAACGGCTACAAGCAGTACGGCGTCGCGCACCTCGTGCGGCTGCTGCGGATCACGCGCCTCAAGGAACTCGGCGTCCCGCTCGCGGCGATGCGCACCGACGCCGCGGAGGACCTGCCGACCGCGATCCGCGCGCTCGACGGCGAACTCGCGGAGCGGATCACCCGGCTGCAGCGCACCCGGGCGGAGCTCGCGACGGCGCTGGAACACAACGCCCCGCTCGACACCCCGGCGGCCTTCCACGCCGTGGCCGAGTCCTTCTCCGACCGCGACCGCGCCCTCGCGACGGTGCTCGGCGGCGTCTTCGACGACGCCGCCCTCGGCGACCTCAGCGCGCTCATGGCGGAGTCCACCGACGCCGACGAGCTCTTCGATGCGCTGCCGCCCGACGCTGACGCCGCGGCGATCGAGGACCTGGCGGGCCGGCTGGCGGCGACGATCCGCGAGCAGCACGCGCGGTTCCCGTGGATGGCCGACCCGAACGCGGTGTCGGTCCGCGGGCGGAACGCCGCGGAGCGGGCCCTGGGCGCCGCGTTCCTCGAGTTGTACAACCCGGCGCAGATGCGCGTCCTGGCCCGGGCCGCGGCGCTGCTGGACGAGTGACGCGCGCGGCTACGGCGCGTCGGCGGTCTCCGTGACCGTCATCTGCACCTGGTAGCGGTCGGAGCGGTACCAGGAGTAGCTGTGCTCGACGCGGGTGGCGCCGGCGAAGGCGACGCGGTCGAAGGCGAGCAGCGGTGTGCCCGACGGGACGCCGAGCACGCGGGCCAGTTCGCCGTCGGAGGAGATGGCGCCGATGGACTGCTCGGCCCGGTCGATCGTCTGCCCGTACTCGGTGCGCAGCAGCGTGTAGATCGACTGCGTCAGGTCGTGCGCGTCGAGGCCGGGCGCGATCGCCTGCGGGTACCAGGCGTCGTCGACGGAGATCGGCACGCCGTCGGCGAGGCGCAGCCGCTTGACGTGGTAGGCCTTGTCGGCCGCGCGGATCTGCAGGGCCGAGGTGGTCGACGGTGGCGGCACGCGCAGTTCGGTCTGCAGGACCACGGTCGACGGGTTGCGGCCGAGCCGGCGCATGTCCTCGTGGAAGGACGCGAGGTGCAGCCGCGACCGCGCGGGCCGGTCCGCGACGAACGTGCCCTTACCGCGGATCCGCACCAGCGTGCCCTCGGCGACGAGCTGCCGTAGCGCCTCGCGCACCGTGATCCGCGAGACGCCGTACTCCTCGCACAACTGGCGCTCGCTCGGAAGCGCGGCGCCGGGCTCGAGCCCATCGGTGCAGCGCTGCTCGAGGAGCGCCCGGAGTTGCTCGTGTTTCGGAATCGGGCCGTCCGAGATCATGACTGCATCTTGTCACACCAGGTCATGACCAGTGGGCTATCGGACGCCGGAGGCGCGGAACTGCACGCTGATCCGCGGCCCGGCGTGCGGCACCTTGGGCACCGCGTGCTCCCAGGTGCGCTGCGCGGAGCCGCCCATGGCCAGCAGGTCGCCGTGGCCCACCGTCAACCTGGTGGACGCGCCGCCGCCGCGCGGGCGCATCAGGAAGGGGCGGGTGGCGCCGAGGGAGACGATGGCGACGATCGTGTCGTGCGTGCCGCCCCGGCCGATCGTGTCACCGTGCCAGGCCACGGAGTCCGCGCCGTCCCGGTACAGGCACAGGCCCACGGAGGTGAAGGGCTCGCGCAGGTCCGGCCAGTACAGCTCCGTGAGCTCGGCCATCGCCGCGCCCAGTGCCGGGTGGGGGAGGGCGGCCCCGTCGCCGTAGTAGCGCAGGAGCCGGGGCACGGGCAGCGTCCGCTCGTACATGCGGCGGCGCTCCTCGACCCACGGCACGTCGCGCTGCAGCGCGAGGAAAAGCTCGTCCGCGCCGGACTGCCAGCCGGCGCGCACGTCGAGCCACGCACCGTCGGACAGTTCCCGGCGGTGCGGGGCCAGCGGTGCGGCGTCGTCGAACAGCGAATCCTGCATCGCCCGCGACGTTACGACGACCGACTGACACGTTCCGCGCGACCTCCGTAGGGTTGAGGGGTGCGATTCGGACTCTTCCTCCCGCAAGGCTGGCGTTTCGACCTCGTCGGCATCGACCCGGCGGACCACTGGTCCGTCATGAACGGCCTGGCCCAGCGCGCCGACACCGGCCCGTGGGACTCGGTGTGGGTGTACGACCACTTCCACACCACCCCGGTCCCGAGCCGCGAGGCCACCCACGAGGCGTGGACCCTGATGTCGGCGCTCGCCGCGACGACGAACAGGGTCAAGCTCGGCCAGATGTGCACGGCGATGAGTTACCGCAACCCCGCCTACCTGGCGAAGGTCGCCGCCACCGTCGACCTGATCTCCGGCGGCCGCACGCAGATGGGCATCGGCGGCGGCTGGTACGAGCACGAATGGCGGGCCTACGGCTACGGCTTCCCGTCGGCGGGGGAGCGGCTCGGCCGCCTCGACGAGGGCATCCAGATCCTGCGGCAGGCGTGGACCGAGGGCTCGGCCACGCTCGACGGGAAGTACTACCAGGTCGACGGTGCCGTCTGCGAGCCCCGGCCGCTCCAGGACGGCGGCATCCCGCTGTGGGTCGCGGGCGGCGGCGAGAAGAAGACGCTGCGGATCGCGGCGCAGTACGCGCAGTACACCAACTTCGACGGCACCTTCGAGGGCTTCGCCCACAAGTCCGAGGTGCTGCGGAAGCACTGCGCGGACGTGGGCACCGACTTCGATGCGATCACCCGCTCCGCCAACTACAACATCACGATCGGCGAGGCCGCCCGCGACGTGCAGACCCGGCTCGACGAGACCCGCAACCGGCTGCTCGAGCACGTGCCGGAGGCGGCGGTCGACGCCGAGATGGGCGCCTACCTGGGCATGCCCGGCGTGGGCACGCCCGGCGACATCGTGGCCAACCTCAAGCGCCTCGAGGCCGAGGGGATGACCTACGCGATCTGCTACTTCCCCGAGATCGCCTACGACACGTCGGGACTCGAGCTGTTCGAGCGCGAGGTCATCCCCGCGTTCGCCTAGCCGCCGGCGCCGGGGGCGAGCGCGCGGAGCCGCTGCGCGCCCTCGGTGAGCACGTGCTCGCGCTTGGCGAAAGCGAAGCGCAGCAGGTGTCCCCAGCGCTGTTGGTCGTCGGCGAGCGCGCTCACCGGCACCGCCGCGACCCCGATCCGTGCGGGCATCTCCCGGCAGAGGGCGCCGGCGTCCTCGAAGCCGAGGCCGCGCGCGTCGGCGACCACGAAATAGGTGCCCTCCGAAGGGTGTACCGTGAACCCGGTGTCGCGCAGCGCATCCGTGAGCAGGTCCCGGTTGTCCTGCAGCGCGGGTGCGAGCTTCTCGAGCCAGGAGGACTCGTTGTCCAGGGCGTGCGCGACGGCGTGCTGCAGCGGCGTCGCGCCCGTGAAGGTGAGCCACTGCTTCGCGGAGCGGCACGCGTCGGCCAGCTCGCGCGGCGCGGTGATCCAGCCGACCTTCCAGCCGGTGACGTTGAACGCCTTGGCGGCGCCGGAGATCCGGACGGTGCGCTCGCGCATCCCGTCGAAGGCGGCGAGCGGGCGGTGCACGCGGCCGTCGAAGAGCAGGTACTCGTAGACCTCGTCGGTGAAGCAGAGTAGGTCGCGCTCCACGCACACGTCGGCGATGAGCTGCAGGTCCGCGTCCGAGAGGACCGTGCCGGTGGGGTTGTGCGGCGAGTTCACGATGATCGCCGCCGTCCGCTCGGTGACCGCGGCGCGCAGCAGGTCGGGGTCGAGGGCGTACCGCCCGCCGTCCTCGACGAGCGGCACGACGACGCGGTGCGCGCCCGCCATCGCCACCGTTGCGGCGTAGGAGTCGTAGAAGGGCTCGATGAGGATCACCTCGCGGCCGGGCTCGACGAGGCCCAGCACCGCCGCAGCGATCCCCTCGGAGGCGCCGACGGTGACCAGTACCTCGCCGTCGGGGTCGTAGTGCAGGCCGTACTCGCGCTCCACCTGCGCGGACACCGCGCGGCGCAGCTCGGGCAGGCCGTCGCCCGGCGGGTACTGGTTCAGACCGCCGTCGATGGCGTCCTTCGCGACCTGCAGCATGCCCGCCGGCCCGTCGGTGTCCGGGAAGCCCTGCCCCAGGTTGACGGCGCCGGTCTCGGCGGCGAGCGTCGAGATCTCCGCGAAGATCGTCGACGTGAACGGCTGGAGGCGTCGGACGGTGCGCATGTCCGCAGCCTAGTGGCCCGCGCGGCTACCGTGGGGGCATGACCTCCGCCGTCGTCGTCGGATCCGGCCCCAACGGGCTCACCGCCGCCGCGTCCCTGGCCCGCGCGGGCCTCGACGTGACGGTGCTCGAGGCGTCGACCACCCTCGGCGGCGCGTGCCGCTCCGACTCGCTGCGCGGCACCGTCGTGGACCGGTTCTCGACGGGGCACCCCCTCGCGTACGCCTCGCCCGCGCTACGGGACGTGGGCGTCGAGATCGACTGGGGCACGGCGGAGATCGACGTGGCGCACCCGCTGTCGCCGGACTCGGAGGATGTCGTCGGCACCCTGGCCGACGTGCCGGACTGCGGGCCGGACGTCATGCCGGTCTTCTTCGGCCCCATGACGGACGTACCGCGGCACCCCGTTGCCGCGACGCGGTGGGGACCGAGGTTCCTTCTACCAGCGGCGGTCACCGCGGCCGCGCTCGGGCGGACCGGCGGCGCCGTCTTCGCCGGGGTCGCGGCGCATTCCATCTCGCCGCAGCACCTGCCGATGACGTCGTCGATCGGATACCTGCTCTCCGGCGTACGGCCGTGGCCGGTGCCGATCGGCGGCTCCCAGCGCATCTCGGACGCGCTCGCCGCCCTCGTCGTGGCGCACGGCGGGACGATCCGGACAGGGGAGCGGGTGACCGCCCTGCCCGACGCGGACCTCGTCGTCCTCGACACCGGCCTGCCCGCGGCGCGGGACCTGCTCGGCGACGGCGCGCCCGGGTGGCTGCGGCGCCGCGCCCGGCAGTGGCGGTTCGGTCCCGCGGCCTTCAAGGTCGACCTGGTGCTCGACCGCGGGATCCCCTGGGTGCACGAGGAACTGCGACGGTCCGCCTTCGTCCACCTGGGCGGCACGGCGCGGGAGATCGCGCACAAGGAGCTCATGGTGAACCGCGGCCGGATGCCCGAGCGGCCCGTGATCATCCTCTCGCAGCAGTATCTCGCCGACCCGTCGCGGTGCCACGGCGATCTCGTGCCCGTCTCGATGTACGCGCACTGCCCCAACGGTTTCCCGGGCGACCTCACGGAGTCGATCGTCGCCGAGGTCGAGCGGCACGCGCCCGGCGTGCGGGAGCGGATCGCCCTGACGCGGTCGGTCGGGCCGGCGACCCTGCAGGCGGGGAACGCCA contains:
- a CDS encoding MerR family transcriptional regulator translates to MPWSTRELAELAGTTVKAVRHYHEIGLLDEPERLSNGYKQYGVAHLVRLLRITRLKELGVPLAAMRTDAAEDLPTAIRALDGELAERITRLQRTRAELATALEHNAPLDTPAAFHAVAESFSDRDRALATVLGGVFDDAALGDLSALMAESTDADELFDALPPDADAAAIEDLAGRLAATIREQHARFPWMADPNAVSVRGRNAAERALGAAFLELYNPAQMRVLARAAALLDE
- a CDS encoding GntR family transcriptional regulator; its protein translation is MISDGPIPKHEQLRALLEQRCTDGLEPGAALPSERQLCEEYGVSRITVREALRQLVAEGTLVRIRGKGTFVADRPARSRLHLASFHEDMRRLGRNPSTVVLQTELRVPPPSTTSALQIRAADKAYHVKRLRLADGVPISVDDAWYPQAIAPGLDAHDLTQSIYTLLRTEYGQTIDRAEQSIGAISSDGELARVLGVPSGTPLLAFDRVAFAGATRVEHSYSWYRSDRYQVQMTVTETADAP
- a CDS encoding alpha-ketoglutarate-dependent dioxygenase AlkB, which produces MQDSLFDDAAPLAPHRRELSDGAWLDVRAGWQSGADELFLALQRDVPWVEERRRMYERTLPVPRLLRYYGDGAALPHPALGAAMAELTELYWPDLREPFTSVGLCLYRDGADSVAWHGDTIGRGGTHDTIVAIVSLGATRPFLMRPRGGGASTRLTVGHGDLLAMGGSAQRTWEHAVPKVPHAGPRISVQFRASGVR
- a CDS encoding LLM class F420-dependent oxidoreductase, coding for MRFGLFLPQGWRFDLVGIDPADHWSVMNGLAQRADTGPWDSVWVYDHFHTTPVPSREATHEAWTLMSALAATTNRVKLGQMCTAMSYRNPAYLAKVAATVDLISGGRTQMGIGGGWYEHEWRAYGYGFPSAGERLGRLDEGIQILRQAWTEGSATLDGKYYQVDGAVCEPRPLQDGGIPLWVAGGGEKKTLRIAAQYAQYTNFDGTFEGFAHKSEVLRKHCADVGTDFDAITRSANYNITIGEAARDVQTRLDETRNRLLEHVPEAAVDAEMGAYLGMPGVGTPGDIVANLKRLEAEGMTYAICYFPEIAYDTSGLELFEREVIPAFA
- a CDS encoding pyridoxal phosphate-dependent aminotransferase — protein: MRTVRRLQPFTSTIFAEISTLAAETGAVNLGQGFPDTDGPAGMLQVAKDAIDGGLNQYPPGDGLPELRRAVSAQVEREYGLHYDPDGEVLVTVGASEGIAAAVLGLVEPGREVILIEPFYDSYAATVAMAGAHRVVVPLVEDGGRYALDPDLLRAAVTERTAAIIVNSPHNPTGTVLSDADLQLIADVCVERDLLCFTDEVYEYLLFDGRVHRPLAAFDGMRERTVRISGAAKAFNVTGWKVGWITAPRELADACRSAKQWLTFTGATPLQHAVAHALDNESSWLEKLAPALQDNRDLLTDALRDTGFTVHPSEGTYFVVADARGLGFEDAGALCREMPARIGVAAVPVSALADDQQRWGHLLRFAFAKREHVLTEGAQRLRALAPGAGG
- a CDS encoding phytoene desaturase family protein gives rise to the protein MTSAVVVGSGPNGLTAAASLARAGLDVTVLEASTTLGGACRSDSLRGTVVDRFSTGHPLAYASPALRDVGVEIDWGTAEIDVAHPLSPDSEDVVGTLADVPDCGPDVMPVFFGPMTDVPRHPVAATRWGPRFLLPAAVTAAALGRTGGAVFAGVAAHSISPQHLPMTSSIGYLLSGVRPWPVPIGGSQRISDALAALVVAHGGTIRTGERVTALPDADLVVLDTGLPAARDLLGDGAPGWLRRRARQWRFGPAAFKVDLVLDRGIPWVHEELRRSAFVHLGGTAREIAHKELMVNRGRMPERPVIILSQQYLADPSRCHGDLVPVSMYAHCPNGFPGDLTESIVAEVERHAPGVRERIALTRSVGPATLQAGNANLVGGDIAAGAALPAQLVRRPKIVDPYRLTDRVFLCSSAAGAPGVHGMVGWHAAESALRSL